DNA sequence from the Malus domestica chromosome 06, GDT2T_hap1 genome:
TGGGGACTTTTGGTAATTGGAGCAGCCTTCAACTTTGTTGGGTATGGCTTGCTTTGGCTTATAGTCTCTCAGACTTTGCCTGCTTTCCCTCTCTGGGTGGTGAGTTAATTTGTTCAACTTCAATCCAAAGTCTCATTCTCTTCATCAAAGTCTTCTTgtcttttttttcaattttcatttttatgatTGGTTTTGGATGTTCGGGATGGCTCCTATAAGGGCCAAAAGCGTTTTCTGGCAACCAAAAGTGCTTTTGTGATTCTAGATCATAGGAGCGCTGTGTGGAGAAGTAAGGCGGTTCATGCTTCTTCAGGAAACACTTCCAACTAACTTTTTTAGAAAGtacttgaatttttaataaaaagcatacatttttttaataaaaacactTGGCAAAACTCCTTACGAACTTGAGTACTTTCTATAAAAGTAATCTCGAACCGGGCTTAGGATTTGGAAAGGGTAAATAGGGTGAAATTTTTTCTGTTGGTAAATCAAATGGTAGGAAAAGAGAGGAGTTAAAGTGCTGACTGCTGATTCTTTGCTGCCTTTTGAGCTCGCTGCTTTTGCTTCTGTAGACGTCTTTGATGTGCAGTTAGAATTATCTATGGGAATTTGTTTGTGCATTCAATTGGAAAGAGTTGTTGTAGTCTAtcttaatgtttttttcttGGCATAAACTGTCATACAGTTTCTGTTCATGTCGAAGCTGAATTGGGGTGTGGATTTGGTTCAATTGATTCTTCGCTGCCCGTTTAGGCTCGTACTTTTGGTGTACTGAATTGGACGTGCAATTTGTTCATTGATATTTCAAAACTCTGCATTTTGTTGTGTCCAAAATTGGTAACCAAGTTGTATTTCCCCTTTCTCTGCAGCTCTGCATTTGTATATTTGTGGGAACCAACGGAGAGACCTTCTTCAACACAGCAGCATTGATATCATGTGTGCAAAACTTCCCCAAAAGCCGGGGTCCTATAGTCGGGATCCTCAAAGGCTACGCCGGGTTGAGTGGCGCAATACTGACTCAGATTTATGCAATGATCAATGCTCCGAATGAATCCTCGTTGATTTTTATGATTGCAGTCGGTCCATCGATGGTTGCCGTTGCTCTGATGTTCATTGTTAGGCCTGTGGGAGGTCACCGGCAAGTGAGGCCATCTGACAATTCAAGCTTCCTATTTACTTACAGCGTTTGCCTTGTTCTGGCAGCTTATATGTTTGGAgttttgctccttgaggatttgGTCAACATAAGTCAAACTTTGATCACATTGTGTGCAGTTATCTTGATCATTCTCATTCTGCTTCCAATTGTGATCCCCGTCATACTGGTTTTCTTTTCCGAGCCAACACATTCTGTGCAGGAGAGCCTTCTCCTCGAATCGCAAAGTGAAGAGGCTGGAAAATCTGAGCAGGACAAGACTGAGGTCATTTTAAGTGAGGTGGAGAGTGAGGTGGAGGATGAGAAGTCTCGGGAAGTGGATTCGCTTCCCATGTCCGAAAGACAGAAAAGAATTGCTCAGCTTCAGGCTAAGCTGTTCCAGGCAGCTGCTGTCGGAGCAGTGAGAGTTAAGAGGCGAAAAGGCCCTCATAGAGGAGAGGATTTTACTTTGTTGCAGGCATTGGTAAAGGCTGATTTCTGGCTCATATTTGTTTCCCTACTGCTGGCTGCTGGTTCTGGTTTGACAATTATTGACAATTTAGGTCAAATAACCGAGTCACTTGGGTACGATGATTCGAGTATTTATGTTTCCATGATCAGCATTTGGAACTTTCTTGGACGCGTTGGGGGCGGTTACTTCTCTGAGATTATAGTAAGGTGACATAATTTACAATCATAAATTTCGGTAAATATTTCCTTAATACATTTCATACGATGACCTACTAGTCCTAATGTGCATCTGTGTTGCTTTTACCAGAGATTACGCATACCCTAGACCCGTGGCCATGGCGGTAGTTCAGGTCATCATGGCACTCGGGCTGTTCTACTATGCCGTGGGATTGCCAGGGCAGATTTATGTGATTACTGTGCTGGTAGGACTTGGTTATGGTGCTCACTGGGCAATTTTGCCAGCTGCAGCCTCAGAGCTATTCGGGCTGAAGAGTTTCGGGGCCTTGTACAATTTTCTTACAATGGCAAATCCTGCTGGTACTCTTATATTCTCAGAAGTGATTGCCAGTGGAATATACGATCACTACGCAAAGGAACAAGCCGCACTCAGACGCCAAATTTCGGGTTCAATGCTCATAAAACCCCTCCGGGATGACGACTCACTCACTTGTGTTGGCACTGTATGCTATTCCATCACTTGTGGAATACTTTCAGGACTCTGCATTGTTGCTTTTGTCTTAAGTTTAATCGTTATTTATCGGACTAGGAGGGTTTATACACAGCTATATGGATCGAGCAGTTGAGCTGCAAAAGCGAAGGGCAACTGGATACCTATGGCGATCAGCACATTGCGTCTGAAAGGCCTTTCTTCCCTATGAATCCAAGTTCTGCACTGAACATGAAAAggaattcttttcttttttgtgtgaCAACGGAAGAACAATTCGATGATAACCAGAGTCCTCTCTGGTTGCTGCAACACGTTCCCACTCCAACAAGGATAAGGTTCTTCACTCCATCTCCAACAAGGGCACGGGAGCAGCAGCCCAGTCCCAGTCCGAGAAGGATTTATAGTTCTTTTCCTATactgattttattttatgttttctgtATCCTTCTACACGATGACTTTGTAGCCCTATTTATATCAATAAAAATTGGCTCACTCATTCATTGAGTTCTACAAATACATTCTATCATCTTTCATTCGAAAGATATGAAGAATATTTCATCTGACTGATCACGATATGTGAGCACAGTAGATTTTTTATTCATGATTGGAGCTCAGACATATTACAGTTCAATGAAAAATGAATAAGGCTTCAACTTCTTGATATTTATATGTAAACAACATAATCAGTTGCCACAACATCAATAGCTTCAGAAGGCTGAGATTTCTTGAGGTTTAAGGAAAGATACCTGGAAAGTGAAGCCCGCCAAGTGGCCCAAAATCCAATTGAAGGCAAAAATGCCTATACGACCTGTTTGGTGGGCTGGATAAGATAAATTATGATCAATTAAAATATTCTTGAGTCTAGTCTACTGTTTATTGTGTCAAAGTGCGAGATGATAGAACTAGACATGATGAGTTATGAATTACAATAGAGTGGGTTATCAGTTATCTAACTTATCCTAAAGTTCATGTCAATCTAATCATATCCCTAAGGCTTAATCCCATCCAGCCCACCAAACAGGCTCATAGTGGAGTCTTTCACACTTTCTATTAGGGTGGAGCTATTTATACACTTTGGTTACCTCCTACACACATGTTAGTTTCTGTTCATTGATCTTTTTATTTTGATCCAATGGttaaaaattaagaagagtGTGTAAGATATAAAAAGAGGTGTGTTGATAGCACCACCATTTATGTTATAGTTTCAACTCTTCCTCATACAGTCAAGATTATTAATAtggaaaatatacaaaaataagaaacatatataattttttgcGAATGCCTAATATGGTTACTTTAATAAGGTAATTAGCTGACTCTCTTACTTAAGATGGCAAATTTTGTTGGTTTCCACGTCAGCATGAAATGGATTTTCTTGGTCAAAATAAAATCTACATAAATCCTTCAATATATGGAAGGAAACTAGACACATATACATGCATATCCACCTGAGAGAATCTGAGGTTGTATACATTGGATTTTGTTTGCCAAAAATGGGAAAAAGTAAAATACATTGAACTTAATAtccattaaatattttttttaaagtatccAGTTTTGGGAGGATTAcataattaatttcaaatcCATGAGTAATAAAAGAAAATCTACCCATGACTTGAACAATAAAAGTGAAATTGGAGGATaagatattaaattttaaattttcattgtgTTTACTTGCAAACTAAGTTATGTTataattttgttcaaaaaaaagttatgtgataattaagttttaattttaCACAAATGCATTATTCAGTAGTTCTTTTAAATAGATAAGCTCATAGCTTGTACAACGGTTCAAGAATGTGACCGAAAGGGACAGTACGTAATATAACATCGATGAgaataaaataaacttagacaaAATATGTGGCAAAACAAGATTTAAATTTTGGTAACCTTGTATTCCTAATTAAAATTGCCGTATTAGGGAAAAATAAATATGGCAACGTAGGAAAGTAGCAACCATGCAtaccaaaacaaaaactaagCCGAATTGCAACAATGGTCCCTGTGTTTATCCGAGATTTCACTTTTGTCATTGTAGAAATTTTGTTTCACTTTGTACAAGGACGAAAGTGAAATCTCAAATAAACTAGGACCATTTTGCAAATCGGCGCAAAATATAACCATGGTTAGGGTCTTAAAATGGACATGTGGCACGATTTACAAGAAACTGAAATTACATCGATAGTCCCTATAGTTTATCCGAGATTTCATTTTGCCATTGTAGGTTTTTTGTTTCACTTTCTACGAGGTCGAAAGTGAAATCTCAGGCAAACTACAGGGACTGTCGTTgcaatttcaccaaaaaattaacCATGGTTAGGGTTTTAACCATAGGCCAACAAATGATTAGGTGGCATCATTTTATAAAAGCCGATGCTacacctatatatatgtgtctgGATGTATAGAAAAATGTACATGCAAAACTCCTCAGCTACTGAAAGAATTGcaccaaaaaatataaaaaaaaatccagaaGTTGGgattatttgaattttgatcaaGGCAAATAGAGGGCGAGCATAAAAATTTTGTGGAGAATTCATCAGTGGCGTCTCTTTGACCAAAATATTGAAACTGGTAAAGTTCATatctcttatatatatatgtttctgtATGGTTTCACTGTGGCATATATGGATTTATTTTTGCTGTTTCTTCTCATAAGTTATCAGCAATGCTAATGATAATCTAGGGATTTAGTCAAAGCTACTGAAATTGGGCAGGTTGGATGtgtaatttgaagtcttatTGGCAGCTATTTGGATTGTTTGCATGTCTTTGTGCTTGTGAGGGATTTgcatatttcatcatatatcttcaaattttagtaaatttgagaACTTGATATTTGGTTTTTGTTCTTAATTGTTCAAACTTGGAGCTTGGTTTTTCtgtttgatttcaatttcttaTTCACTTGAAGTGTTTGATAGCTGAGATTTTACTTCTAAGAAGGAATTCTCATTTGGTTTTGTGATGAATTGTGGGAAACGAAAAACTTGGAATtcagatatatacatacaccCTGTGATCTGTCGTTAGGATCACCAGAGTTTCGTGGGAACAAAATAGGCCGTTGGATTTCATTTTGCGGCCTCTTGTTGATTGGGATCATGGTTTTTCCGATTAGTTGGATGTCATTGTGCTTTTGTTGATTCAACCTGTGTTTATTTGAAAGTTCAATGCTTTAACTTGTTGAGTTTTGTAGATACGTGATTTCCCGCGTAATTTGTTGTATTGAGTATTCTAGATTATGAGGTGTTAAAGATTCGGTAACTGATATATCTTAGGACATTGCAATGATATGGTCCTCAATGTGCTTTTGTTAATTCAAACTGTGTTTATTTGAAAGTTCGGTGCTTTAACTTGTTGAGTTTTGTAGACACGTGATTTCCCGCGTAATTTGTTGTATTGAGTATTATAGATTAGGAGGTGTTAAAGATTCTGTAACTGATATATCTTAGGACACTGCAATCATATGATTCTCAATGTGCTTATGTTAATTCAACCCGTGTTTATTTGAAAGTTCGGTGCCTTAACTTGTTGAGTTTTGTAGATACGTGATTTCCCGCGTAATTTGTTTGATCGTTGTATTGAGTATTCTAGATTAGGATGTGTTAAAGATTCGGTAACTGACATATCTTAAGAAGATTCGGTAACTGAATGTGGAATTTGTGTAACATTGCAATCATATGGTCCTCAATGTGCTTTTGTTAATTCAAACTGTGTTCATTTGAAAGCTCGGTGCTTTAACTTTGTTGAGTTTTGTAGATACTTGATTTCCCGCGTTATTTATCTGATCGTTGTATTGAGTATTCTAGATTAGGAGGTGTTAACAATTTGGTAACTGTTATATGTTAGGAAGATTCGGTAACTGAATGTGGAATGTGTGTCGCATTGCAGTCATATGATCCTTACTGTACTTTTGCTAATTCTTCCTGTGTTTATTTGGAAGTTCAGTTCTTTAACTTGTTGAATTTTATGGATACGTGATTTCCCGCGCATATTTTTAATCGTTGAATTGAGTAATTCTAGATTAGAAGGTGTTAAAGATTCGGTAACTGATATATCTGAGAAGCATTCATTAGCCCTTTTTTTctatgtttgtagttgttgtGTTTGATTGATCACGTCTGTATTTTTCTTGATAATCTTTGCATCTTTGATTCTTATTTCGCAACGTGACAGTCTATCAATAAAAGAAGCATCAAGGGAAATATTGTGCGCAGACACAGAGAGTCACCAACCAGTGAAAATGGAATGTAATAAAGACGAGGCCCTCAAGGCGAAAGAGGTCGCAGAGTTGAAGGCTTCAGAGCGTGACTTCTCTGGGGCTCTAAGATTTGCTTTAAAGGCGCGGAGCTTGTATCCCGAGCTTGATGGTCTTCCTCAGCTTTTGACAACTCTTTATGTTCACACCTCCGCTCAGAAGGGAACAACTGGTGAGACCGATCGCTATAAGGTCCTTGCTGTGGAACCGTTGGCTGACAAGGGCACAATCCGAAAGCAATACAAGAGACTGGCTCTCTCTCTTCATCCAGATAAAAATAAATCTGTAGGCGCAGACAGTGCTTTCCAAATTGTTAAGGAAGCCTGGAATTTGTTGTCTGATGAAGACGAGAGATTTCTTTATGACCAGAGGCGGAGCTTAAGCTACATGGTTGAAAGAGTTTCGGATTGCAAATCATCCACAGCGATGAGTCAGAATGGTTTTCATACCTTCTCCAACTATAATCAGTCAAACGGAAGGGATCAGTGGAGTGCTAATTATACTGACCCTTTTACTACAATGAGTTGGAATGCTTTCCATACCTTCTCCAACTATAATCAGTCAAACAGAAAGGATCAGTGGAGTTCTAATTATACCGATCCTGTTACAGCAATGAGGCGGAATGGTTTCCACACCTTCTCTAACTATAATCAGTCAAACGGAAGGGATCAGTGGAGTGCTAGTTATACCAATCCTGTTACTATGAGTCAGAATGGTTACCATACCTCCTCCAACTATAATCATTCAAACGGAAGGGATCAGAGGAGTGCTACTCGTAATGAGCCTACTGGAGTAACGAGTCAGGATGGTTTCTATACCTCCTCCGACTATAATCATTCAAAAGGAATGGATCAGAGGAGTGCTACTCCTGCCGAGCCTACACCAATGTGTCAGAATGGTTCCCATACCTCCTCCAACTATAAGCATTCAAACGGAAGGGATCAGATGAGTGCTACTCGTTCTGTGCCAACAGGAGTAACAAGTCAGGATGGTTTCTATACCTCCCACAATAATCATTCAAACGGAAGGGATCAGAGGAGTGCTACTTCTGTCGAGCATACTAGACCATTGTGCCAGAATGATTTCCATACCCCCTCCAACGATAGTCGTTCAAACAGAAGGGATCAGAAGGGTGCTACTTCTGTCGAGCCTACTACACCAGTGTGCCAGAATGATTTCCATACCTCCTCCAACGATAATCATTCAAACGGAAGGGATCAGAGTAGTGCTAGTGCTAGTCATACCAAGCCTACTAGATGCAATACCAAGCCTAGTAGACCTCCTTCTCTACCGAAACAGACATTTTGGACAGTGTGCAGTAGTTGCAAGATGCATTTTGAGTATCTTAAGACTTATCTGAACCACCACCTTCTGTGTCACAACTGCAATCAGGGCTTTTTAGCTCTTGAGACAccagccccaaaagtacccaaTTTGACATCCTCTCCATGGATTTCCTACTTTCAGCGAAAGGGTTCTGGGCAGCGCAACAGGACCAAGAAGACCTGTGCTCCAGGAAGTTCACAAACTGCTACCGTAAATGTGGGATTAGCTGGAAATTCTGGAGTTGACACATCAACACAAGATTTGGCAGGCAAAGGGCAAGTACCAGGTTCCTGTGCTGGTCAAACTGCAAGTGACGTTCGCCAAGAATTTGGGGAATCAAAGAGAAGGCATGAAGAGGCGTTTCCAAATAAGAAGGTGCATACGTGCAATCTTGATGCTTTTAAGAAAACAGATGCTGCCTTAGCTTCTGAGTCTCCTACCTCTGCTTCCAGTTCTGTACCCAACAAAGAGATGCCTACGAAGAAAAGGCATCTGAGCGGGCAAGAGATAGGAATGGCTAATGGAGGAGTTGCTATGGACAGTGTATTCGGACCTAACAATGGTAGTGTTGGTACAGGAAGTTTTGATGTAGCTGGAACGCTTGAACTTAACTTCACAAGGAATCTGCCCATAATACAAGTGAGGAGTGCGTTGCAAGGAATGATTCAGAAAGAAATTTCCCAGAAGCTTAAAGTGTGGAAGGAGGCTGCTGCGTCGAAGACTTCATTTACACCAAAAGCTGCTGCAGATAGTAACCAGGTGAAAGAGAAGCAAAAGGAAGAAGCTTGTCAGCGTGGTGTAAAAACTAGTGTTACAGGATGTACGGCATTTGTGAATCCGAAGAAGTCTTCCCTTGCCAATTCTCATGTGGACACTGATATGGAGCAACAAGATACAGTGAAAATGACTGTTCCAGACCCTGATTTTCTTGATTTTGACAAGGATCGTACAGAAAAGTCATTTGGTAGCAACCAGGTTTGGGCCATCTACGATGAAGATGATGCCATGCCCCGTTATTATGCTATGGTTCACAGTGTGATATCTTTGAAACCGTTCAAACTTAGCATGAACTGGCTCAACGCCAAAACTAACAGCGAGATTGCTCCACTAGATTGGATTGCTTGTGGTTTTTCTAAGACTAGCGGGGAACTTCGGAAAGGGAAGCACGTAGTCTATGACCATCTTCCTTCTTTCTCACACAAGGTGGCTAGGTGGACAAAAGGCAAAAGAGGAGCTATCTGCATATATCCATCAAAAGGAGAAGTCTGGGGACTGTTCAGGAACTGGTCCCCCGTTTGGAACGAACATACCCCAGATGACGTTATTCAGAAATATGATATGGTGCAAGTGCTTGAAGATTACAACGAGGAGCAAGGCGTGAAAATTGTCCCACTGGTTAAAGTAGCAGGTTTCAAAACAGTGTTCTGCCAACATTGGGACCAAAGTAAAATCATGAAAATTCCAAGGGAAGAACTCTTTCGTTTCTCCCACCAGGTCCCTTCTATAAGTCTCACCGGAAATGAAGGTCACAATGTTCCGAAAGGATGCTTGGAGCTTGATCCTGCGGCTACTCCCTTGGAACTGCTTCAGGTGGAATCAGAAGAATATGAGGATGACATGGAGGTGACAGGTGAAGGATGTAATGGTGAAGATCCGGTTGGATTGTCAAAAACCACCAAGGAAGAGGCTCAGGTGGATAATGGCAAAGTAACTAAAGAAACGGGCTTGATAGAAGAGGCTGAGAAAAAAGACTTGGCAGACATGATGAAGAGGGAGAAGGAACGCCAAGGGCCGACGTTGCTAGTGTATAGTCGGAAATGTTTCAGGGAAGACAAAAAGAAGGGTGCCGACTGCTAAGTGATTGCAGATTTAGTGGACTGGTCGTTAACAGAAGTAGAAGACTCGCAATCTTGTATCCACCCCGTGGAATTGGAAGTTCATCCCCTTTTCCTGCATCTTCTTCTCCAATTAACAGTTATCATGAGTTGCAATACTAAGGTATATCGGTTTTAGTTCTCGTATCTTTATATTGATGAATCCACAGTTTTGTCCGAAGGCGTGCAAATGCCCTTGAGACAAGTTTCAGTTgtattttcaatttgaacaaCAGTTTAGGAGCTTTTATTTTCGAAGTTTTAGTACCCGGAGAAGGACTTTTTCGATGTTGTTGCAGCTGGTCGAAAATGCAGACCTAGGAGCTGCTAGATCTTTTTATTGGTATACCGAAAAatggtttatgggtttgttttCTGTGTTGTATCAAACTTGGATAAACTCTTGAGCCAAAGCAGAAAGAGTAAACTGAATGAAATATTCAAGTTGTTAGTTCCTTGTGCTACTTGCTTTTGATTGCTGTTCTCATAACTTTATCATATACTTGATTCTTGTTCGTATTAAATTTCAGCATTTCACATTCATTTTTGAGGGATTTCGAATCCGAATCGTGGTATTTGTCTTGTAAATGTTTTAGTAAGTTTCTACAGGTCTTGTGTTTTTCAAAGAAAATGCTAAGATTGCAGGAATACTTGTGAAATCCCTGTGTTTTCATAGCTTTGAGTAAGCAAATGGTACTAAAAACTGAGTTACACGAAAAGGAGTTAAAATAATGTTTGGTAGGTTAAGAAAATGCAACGTAGAAATAAAGAGAAACTTCGGCGTAACCAACACTAGATGAGATCCGTATTCATAAAGTCATGTTTTCATGAGAACTGCATTAAGGATGACGAAAATTTTCTGCAAAGTAGTTATCACACCAAGTAAGATTAAAATACATAAAATCTTATGTGTTTGCGAGAATAGTGTTGACGCTACAAATAGCATGATCCGAGGGTCCGTGCACAAGTTTTTTTTAGAGAGTTCGAAAGTGTCTTAGAATAAAGAACTGCATGAAAACTGGATACAAGATTCTCATTCTTGTTTTGGTAAATGTTGTTTAAAGTAAGGGACAGTAGGCATAAGTCAACTACAAAGTGTTTGCTTTTGCTCATTgacttttaaatattttgaatagTCGGCAAGCCTAACTTGCAGGTTCTGTTTCGATGCCCGATCGCTTAAATATAGAAACTCACTAGTTCGAAACATCGAATTCGGATCTCTcgtattgtttttgtttattagaAAGTTATACGTACTTCACGCTTTTACCATTGAGCCACTTGTTGTGGTTCAATCTGTTTTTTAAATTAAGTTTAATTATAAGATATTTATATCAAGAAACTCTACAGTTTTCCAAGCGAAATGTGTTTAAgataaattaaatataactaaTTCCGAATAGGTTGATTACaagtaaaaaatatttataatatagGTAGCTAAAAATGATTTATATGTGATATAGGTAGATTATCGACAAAAAAATGTATGATACATGTATattaaataagtaaaaagaTTGTTTTGCATCATGATTGAAGAGATTTAATTCTTAGATTtttgatattattattatttttttaattttttagttttatcaCAATCTTATATTATGCACTTACGCCTGATGAAAGCATAAGAGAGAGATTGATGCATATGGTgactattttaaagtgttaataacaaATGAAGTTATTTTTGCAGTATTATTTTTCCCATTCGCACACctctattcatttttaatttttgaagtgACCAAACCAACAAAATTTAACAAACATAAATAAGCAGGAATGTGCAGAAATAGAAATTTGGTGACcgaaaatcatttcaaaataaCTATTCCTCTATATTGTATTTCCTCAAGATTCCAGTGTATGAAACTCTTATGGGCGAGACGTTTGTATAaaatatcttttctttttctcctgtCAATACGAAACTCAAACAAATTGGCACGAATGTGTTCACCGCACAATGGACTATTAATAATGAGgtttaaattcgtctttggcgagaatcaaacttaagatctctcacttacaagtaaagatgaatatcactagactgtagtactaagtaacAAAATAGTGCTATAAAATATTCATTCCAAATATGTGTACTTTGTAACATATTATGCATCTATAAGATACTTAAGAGAAGGCTTTTCGTCGATTACTTTTGATAATGTTTGGCTATACCTTAATTGTatttacaaaacaaaataaaataagttaatataataaaaaataaacaatgatAAACGAATacttaattttttatacaaCGATACACTAAAAGGTGGGAGATAAATTGCAATGTTGCTACTTGCCCTATATGTAATGTGCAATTTTGCTACATGATTTTCCAACTGACACAATTAACGTAGTAAGTTTGTTAAGAGTGGTTGCACTCTCTTGACTgcaaagataataaaaatatatctaAGCTAAGTTTTTTTTTGAAGAGCATATCTAAGCTAAGTTTGGCCCTCCTTATCTGCTAGAAAATATTGGCagccttttttttattctatcTCTTGAACTCACATTTTTAGAGAAACAAATTTTCTAGCAGATGCGATTACCAGTGTTAGATTTCATTTTAATAATCTTCTTTGTGTGGGATAGATTGTTCGTTATCTATTGTGGCTCACAAGATCTATTTATTTGAGTATGAGAACTCGTTGTGATCGTTGCCATTCGGTTTAATTTATGTCTTAGtatttaaataaaacaaaaaaaacaaaaaacttaggTGGTATAAGCATATTGGATGACAAGAAAACCTCCCAATAAAAGAGCATCTGCAGGGCTGTGTTATATCCCATCCCTGTCTcaattcctctctctctctctctctctctctcctcgtaTGATACACATCTCCAGCCCTTGAAATCCTC
Encoded proteins:
- the LOC103437529 gene encoding protein NUCLEAR FUSION DEFECTIVE 4-like, yielding MVLLHGKFKAFANSRWLVFVCAMWIQSFAGVGYLFGSISPVIKSTMGYSQRQLAILGVAKDLGDSVGFVAGSLSEILPTWGLLVIGAAFNFVGYGLLWLIVSQTLPAFPLWVLCICIFVGTNGETFFNTAALISCVQNFPKSRGPIVGILKGYAGLSGAILTQIYAMINAPNESSLIFMIAVGPSMVAVALMFIVRPVGGHRQVRPSDNSSFLFTYSVCLVLAAYMFGVLLLEDLVNISQTLITLCAVILIILILLPIVIPVILVFFSEPTHSVQESLLLESQSEEAGKSEQDKTEVILSEVESEVEDEKSREVDSLPMSERQKRIAQLQAKLFQAAAVGAVRVKRRKGPHRGEDFTLLQALVKADFWLIFVSLLLAAGSGLTIIDNLGQITESLGYDDSSIYVSMISIWNFLGRVGGGYFSEIIVRDYAYPRPVAMAVVQVIMALGLFYYAVGLPGQIYVITVLVGLGYGAHWAILPAAASELFGLKSFGALYNFLTMANPAGTLIFSEVIASGIYDHYAKEQAALRRQISGSMLIKPLRDDDSLTCVGTVCYSITCGILSGLCIVAFVLSLIVIYRTRRVYTQLYGSSS
- the LOC139196716 gene encoding uncharacterized protein — translated: MIQKEISQKLKVWKEAAASKTSFTPKAAADSNQVKEKQKEEACQRGVKTSVTGCTAFVNPKKSSLANSHVDTDMEQQDTVKMTVPDPDFLDFDKDRTEKSFGSNQVWAIYDEDDAMPRYYAMVHSVISLKPFKLSMNWLNAKTNSEIAPLDWIACGFSKTSGELRKGKHVVYDHLPSFSHKVARWTKGKRGAICIYPSKGEVWGLFRNWSPVWNEHTPDDVIQKYDMVQVLEDYNEEQGVKIVPLVKVAGFKTVFCQHWDQSKIMKIPREELFRFSHQVPSISLTGNEGHNVPKGCLELDPAATPLELLQVESEEYEDDMEVTGEGCNGEDPVGLSKTTKEEAQVDNGKVTKETGLIEEAEKKDLADMMKREKERQGPTLLVYSRKCFREDKKKGADC